In a single window of the Ancylobacter polymorphus genome:
- the pdeM gene encoding ligase-associated DNA damage response endonuclease PdeM, producing the protein MLAGATLVLDAAGALWWPAERMLIVADLHLEKGSAFAVRGVPLPPYDSRATLDLLARLVARRRPRVVVALGDSFHDRGGADRLGPDERASLAELARGRDLMWIAGNHDPAPMPGLAGDSADELRVGPLTFRHEPEAGADEGEIAGHFHPVARVVVRGRSLRRRCFATDGRRLVLPALGAYAGGLNIRDAAVADLFGGAYDAHLVGAARTYRIAHHACLPDR; encoded by the coding sequence ATGCTGGCCGGCGCGACGCTGGTGCTCGACGCCGCCGGGGCGCTGTGGTGGCCCGCCGAGCGGATGCTGATCGTCGCCGACCTGCATCTGGAAAAGGGTTCCGCCTTCGCCGTGCGCGGCGTGCCGCTGCCGCCCTATGACAGCCGGGCGACGCTCGACCTGCTGGCCCGTCTCGTCGCGCGCCGGCGCCCGCGCGTGGTGGTGGCGCTGGGCGACAGTTTTCACGATCGTGGCGGCGCGGACCGGCTCGGCCCGGACGAGCGCGCCAGCCTCGCGGAACTCGCGCGCGGGCGCGATCTCATGTGGATCGCCGGCAATCACGATCCCGCGCCGATGCCGGGCCTCGCCGGCGACAGTGCCGACGAGCTGCGCGTGGGTCCGCTCACATTCCGCCATGAGCCCGAAGCTGGCGCGGATGAGGGGGAGATCGCCGGGCATTTCCATCCCGTCGCGCGGGTGGTGGTGCGTGGGCGCAGCCTGCGCCGGCGCTGCTTCGCCACCGATGGAAGGCGGCTCGTTCTGCCCGCGCTCGGCGCCTATGCCGGCGGGCTGAACATACGCGATGCGGCGGTGGCGGACCTGTTCGGCGGGGCCTATGACGCGCATCTCGTCGGTGCCGCGCGCACCTACCGCATCGCCCACCACGCCTGCCTGCCGGACCGCTGA
- a CDS encoding secondary thiamine-phosphate synthase enzyme YjbQ: MARIRQGEVRESAVTRRFTTLLTVDTPGRGFIEITAPVAAFLAEIGAGEGEVSVFCRHTSASLTLQENADPDVKTDLLTALERLAPEHAGWVHDLEGPDDMPAHIKAVLTGVHLAVPVLGGRMALGTWQGLYLVEHRVRAHRRELVVAFVGEAH, encoded by the coding sequence ATGGCGCGGATCCGTCAGGGCGAGGTGCGCGAAAGCGCGGTGACGCGGCGGTTCACCACCCTTCTCACCGTCGACACGCCGGGGCGGGGTTTTATTGAGATCACCGCGCCGGTGGCGGCCTTCCTCGCCGAGATCGGCGCCGGCGAGGGCGAGGTGTCGGTGTTCTGCCGCCACACCTCCGCGTCTCTCACCTTGCAGGAAAATGCCGACCCGGATGTGAAGACGGACCTGCTCACCGCGCTGGAACGGCTGGCGCCGGAGCATGCGGGATGGGTTCACGATCTCGAAGGGCCGGACGACATGCCCGCCCATATCAAGGCCGTGCTCACCGGGGTGCATCTCGCCGTGCCGGTTCTTGGCGGGCGGATGGCGCTCGGCACCTGGCAGGGGCTGTATCTCGTCGAGCACCGGGTGCGGGCGCACCGGCGCGAATTGGTTGTGGCCTTTGTCGGCGAGGCCCACTAA
- a CDS encoding 2-hydroxychromene-2-carboxylate isomerase has product MSRSIDYYFSVISPWAFIGHARCLDLAQRHGVRVNFRPVQLGDLFAETGGLPLAKRHPARQRYRLVELKRWREARGVDLHVKPAHWPFDPKPADRLIIAAQIAGHDVGPLAQRLMSGVWQREENLADAATLATVLADLGLPSELLDAASQDRTATIYQANHDAAIEADVFGSPAYVLDGEVFWGQDRIELLDAALSSGRAPFTP; this is encoded by the coding sequence ATGTCGCGTTCCATCGACTATTATTTCTCCGTCATCAGCCCCTGGGCCTTCATCGGCCATGCCCGCTGTCTCGATCTGGCGCAACGCCATGGGGTGCGGGTGAATTTCCGCCCAGTGCAGCTTGGCGATCTGTTCGCCGAGACCGGCGGGCTGCCGCTCGCCAAGCGCCACCCCGCCCGCCAGCGTTACCGTCTGGTCGAGCTGAAGCGCTGGCGCGAGGCGCGGGGCGTCGACCTCCATGTCAAGCCGGCGCACTGGCCGTTCGATCCGAAGCCGGCCGACCGGCTGATCATCGCCGCGCAGATCGCCGGGCATGATGTCGGCCCGCTGGCGCAGCGGCTGATGTCCGGGGTGTGGCAGCGCGAGGAGAACCTCGCCGATGCCGCGACGCTCGCCACCGTGCTGGCGGACCTCGGCCTGCCGTCGGAGCTGCTTGACGCCGCCTCGCAGGACCGCACCGCCACCATCTACCAGGCCAATCACGATGCCGCCATCGAGGCGGACGTTTTCGGCTCGCCCGCCTATGTGCTGGATGGCGAGGTGTTCTGGGGCCAGGACCGGATCGAACTCCTCGACGCGGCGTTGTCGAGCGGGCGGGCGCCGTTCACGCCGTAA
- a CDS encoding alpha/beta hydrolase has translation MPSPAPARAAAPLVVDPALFDSSAIAPDTRAVNASIIKALGAVPDRWVFPMAMLRKLRLEGKGPFPLSPESPYAKAIEIEGPRGPIPLRILTPPTPARGVYLHLHGGGWCLGSARENDGLNHRFVERTGFAVVSVDYRLAPEHPYPAGPDDCEAAALWLLREGPARFGTDRFAIGGESAGANLSVATLLRLRDRHGLTPFRAANLNAGAYDLGLTPSARNWGDEPLVLNTRDINVFVGHYLREGGDVAASDISPLHADLKGLPPALFTIGTRDALLDDTLFMAPRWLAAGNGAELAVYPGGCHVFVGFPGSLADQALARIHAFIGTC, from the coding sequence ATGCCTTCCCCGGCGCCCGCGCGCGCTGCCGCCCCGCTGGTGGTTGATCCCGCCCTGTTTGACTCCTCGGCCATCGCCCCGGACACGCGGGCGGTGAACGCCAGCATCATCAAGGCGCTCGGCGCCGTGCCGGACCGCTGGGTTTTTCCCATGGCCATGCTGCGCAAGCTGCGGCTGGAGGGAAAGGGCCCGTTCCCGCTCTCGCCGGAAAGCCCCTATGCCAAGGCGATCGAGATCGAGGGCCCGCGCGGCCCCATCCCGCTGCGCATCCTCACCCCGCCAACGCCGGCCAGGGGCGTGTATCTGCATCTTCATGGCGGCGGCTGGTGCCTCGGCTCGGCGCGCGAGAATGACGGGCTCAACCACCGCTTCGTCGAACGCACCGGCTTCGCCGTGGTCTCGGTCGATTACCGGCTGGCGCCGGAGCACCCCTATCCCGCCGGCCCGGACGATTGCGAGGCTGCCGCGCTGTGGCTGCTGCGCGAGGGGCCGGCGCGGTTCGGCACCGACCGCTTCGCCATTGGCGGGGAATCCGCCGGGGCCAATCTCTCGGTGGCGACATTGCTGCGCCTGCGTGACCGGCACGGGCTCACCCCGTTCCGCGCGGCCAATCTCAATGCCGGCGCCTATGATCTCGGCCTAACGCCGAGCGCCCGCAACTGGGGCGACGAGCCGCTGGTGCTGAACACGCGCGATATCAACGTCTTCGTCGGCCACTATCTGCGCGAGGGCGGCGACGTCGCCGCGTCGGACATCTCGCCACTGCATGCCGACCTCAAGGGCCTGCCGCCGGCGCTGTTCACCATCGGCACGCGCGACGCGCTGCTGGACGACACGCTGTTCATGGCGCCGCGCTGGCTCGCCGCCGGAAATGGCGCGGAGCTCGCCGTCTATCCCGGCGGCTGCCATGTCTTTGTCGGCTTCCCCGGCTCGCTGGCCGACCAGGCGCTTGCGCGCATCCACGCCTTTATCGGCACCTGCTGA
- a CDS encoding response regulator transcription factor, which yields MDRTTSFRLVIADDHPLFRGALREALSRQFPEAELFEAGGFEDLQALLERESDLDLILLDLTMPGVRGFSGLMYLRAQYPGIPVVVVSANEEAGVIRNCMEFGASGFIPKTSAAETMREAIAAVLEGRTWTPRDVDLSGGSDKETQALVARLATLTPQQVRVLMMLSEGLLNKQIAYELGVSEATVKAHVSAILQKLGVESRTQAVIAASKIEGGTWAQGSQPAG from the coding sequence GTGGATAGGACGACGAGTTTCCGGCTGGTGATCGCCGACGATCACCCGCTGTTCCGGGGCGCGCTGCGCGAGGCGCTGTCCCGCCAGTTTCCCGAGGCGGAACTGTTCGAGGCCGGCGGCTTCGAGGATCTTCAGGCGCTGCTGGAGCGCGAGAGCGACCTCGACCTGATCCTGCTCGATCTCACCATGCCCGGGGTGCGCGGCTTTTCCGGGCTGATGTATTTGCGCGCGCAATATCCCGGCATTCCGGTCGTGGTGGTGTCCGCCAATGAGGAAGCCGGCGTCATCCGCAACTGCATGGAATTCGGCGCCTCCGGCTTCATCCCGAAGACCAGCGCGGCCGAGACCATGCGCGAGGCCATCGCCGCCGTGCTGGAGGGCCGCACCTGGACGCCGCGCGATGTCGATCTCTCCGGCGGTTCCGACAAGGAGACGCAGGCCCTCGTCGCCCGCCTCGCCACGCTGACCCCGCAGCAGGTGCGGGTGCTGATGATGCTGTCCGAAGGCCTGCTCAACAAGCAGATCGCCTATGAGCTCGGCGTCTCCGAGGCGACGGTGAAGGCGCATGTCTCCGCCATCCTGCAGAAGTTGGGGGTCGAGAGCCGCACCCAGGCGGTGATCGCGGCCTCGAAGATCGAGGGCGGCACCTGGGCGCAGGGTTCGCAGCCGGCGGGGTGA
- a CDS encoding MerR family transcriptional regulator, which produces MDFTSYEAERTLDVAHTTSGEAGFFTIGDLAREFGVTLRALRFYEDKGLLAPRREGLTRLYSAAERSRLAIILKGKKLGFTLAEIKAMVALREGSAVPAGGLALTAEKCTEQLGLLEQQKVEIEEAIGELRQMVAAFATRSAA; this is translated from the coding sequence ATGGATTTCACCTCCTACGAGGCCGAACGCACCCTCGACGTCGCCCACACCACGTCGGGCGAAGCCGGTTTTTTCACCATTGGCGACCTCGCCCGCGAATTCGGCGTGACGCTGCGCGCGCTGCGCTTCTATGAGGACAAGGGCCTGCTGGCGCCGCGCCGCGAGGGTCTTACCCGCCTCTACAGCGCCGCCGAGCGCTCGCGCCTCGCCATCATTCTGAAGGGCAAGAAGCTCGGCTTCACCCTCGCCGAGATCAAGGCCATGGTCGCGCTGCGCGAAGGCAGCGCCGTGCCGGCCGGCGGCCTCGCCCTCACCGCCGAGAAGTGCACCGAGCAGCTTGGCCTGCTGGAGCAGCAGAAGGTGGAGATCGAGGAAGCCATTGGCGAGCTGCGCCAGATGGTCGCCGCCTTCGCCACCCGCAGCGCGGCCTGA
- a CDS encoding DUF3088 domain-containing protein: MTARDTLFLLRPGFADPAYPGQTFYCWHCALIEGVLASFPDLAACVAVERIDWVRPRQALIRIVGEAHQSLPLLLLAPGATSAHETGRHEGRGFIADKDGILAALSERHGFPDPHP, translated from the coding sequence ATGACCGCGCGGGATACGCTCTTTCTGCTGCGGCCCGGCTTTGCCGATCCGGCCTATCCCGGGCAGACATTCTATTGCTGGCACTGTGCCCTGATCGAGGGCGTGCTCGCCTCCTTTCCCGATCTCGCCGCTTGCGTCGCTGTCGAGCGGATCGACTGGGTAAGACCTCGGCAGGCGCTCATTCGCATCGTCGGCGAGGCGCACCAGTCGCTCCCGCTGCTCTTGCTGGCTCCTGGCGCGACCTCGGCCCATGAGACGGGCCGTCATGAAGGGCGGGGCTTCATCGCCGACAAGGATGGAATTCTCGCGGCGTTGAGCGAGAGGCACGGCTTTCCCGATCCGCATCCCTGA